A stretch of DNA from Anopheles nili chromosome 2, idAnoNiliSN_F5_01, whole genome shotgun sequence:
GACCCGATTCCAATTTTCAAATAGATTGAATTGACCAGTCTATCTACCAATTTACGAACTCCCGTTAAATGGAGCGTAATTGGATCGTTTGATGTGAATACCATAAAAGGGCAGTGAAATACCTTCAAGGTACCGTCTCTGCCAAGGCGGTGATTCACGGTTGCATTCCATTGAAAAGGAAGGGCTAAAGCCTGCGATGGGCTGAAAGCACCAGTTTTTGTCTTCGTTACTCGTTACTTGCCTTAGTTTCTTCTTACGATTTGGAAGTTTTTCGtccattcgtttcattttcatcttcatcaaccCTTGAGCATCTTGCTTCAGGGCACAATGGAATGCGGCAGAACGAAGGCAAAAAGGACGGGACAAACTAAAAAAgacgcacgcacatacacatacgcACGAAAGGAGACAACAATCTAAGCTGATGGCGCCTCTGCGGCGTGGCCGAAAAACCGGCTCTTGCACTTCGTCCGCCCGCCAGCTACTTGAGAATTCCATTCACCAGTCACCATTGCCCgcgcgtcatcgtcgtcgcaTTTGATGAATGAAATACGGCAGGCCGTCCTGCTTCGTACGCACAGCAACGTGGTCCACATTCTCTGCATCGATAATTTGTTTATCCACCGTAGCGTCAGTCATACTGTCAGCGCATTCTCCTCCCCTTTAAGGGTATATTCTCCGGCATCTTCGTTTCGTCATTTGCTTGTGGCGCACTTTCGATCGTAGCGTTGAAGCGACAGATTTGCCTTCAGCGCAGCTATGCTCTATTcgggcagcagcagaaaacccGACAGACTAATCATATGTGTTAAAAATCGGAATGAAATGCACTTTTCCTTCAAGTGCACTTTTCTAAgtatattgaaaaaaaatgttccaagCCAAACCTActaaaatttgcataacaaaCACGTAGGGACTGCAAGTAATAAtatatgatgaaaaatattcaaagacaATTACAGGAAGAATTTTAATTGTGgaactttttttgtgtgtttgaagCAGCAATAGAACAGATAGCATAGCATCTATACAGTTAACTATTACAAGTCATAGTTTTTACTCTAAATAGAGTTAGCTATATGTTTATAAATTAAAAGATTTTCAAATATATGAACATTGAATGCACTTAAAGCACCTTATTTGATATTGCGCAATAAAATGACAAAACTTCATTGTTAACTTGTAATAAAAAGATTAATTGAATATAGGTCAATCGGCCATACTTCATCTCTATGAAAATCGACGAAGACAGTGATGAGACAGGTTTATTCTCAAGGTGTTTAACCTAACAAATGAATTCGTACTAAATATGCGCAATATCTTAACATACATCTATCGTTTTCAGCATGTTCGTTCTTGGCCATTTGCCACCTGCTCAACGTTGCACACGAAACATCCATACTTCACTGGTTATAATGTAGAATAATTAATACCAGTAAGCTGGAGGATTTCAATGTGTAATTGAAATAGGTCTGATTATCCCGTTTGTCGCAGACGGTAAAAAGATCAACGAACTGTGCCGGAGAAAATCCATCACAAGGTTGAATTTAACCAAAAGATTCCGATGATGCTTTGCCAGTCGTTTCGAATTCAAACGAAACCGTGCTATCCATTCAAGGTCATTTGACGATCAACGAGTTCGAATGTTGCTAAACGCTATGGCAAgatgttattttaaaaacgtTGCAATATTGCAGAAATAGCATTAGCTCAAcatgcgcattttttttcaattcctttAGGAAAACAAATATTAGGGAACTTTATATCCAGGGACGAAATCGGGGACGATGACGAAATGATGTTCCAGGATATCAAAATAACCTTCTTCACTTGTTAGTCTATTGCATACCTTAGGAATAAGCTTGATGATGTTCTAAAGAAAAGTAGTTGATGAAGGCGAAAGAACTGCTACAAGAAAATATAGTTCACATCACAAAAAGGAACTAACTTTTTTCCAATCACCACGCACAACCCATAACAAAACACGCTGATCAAACGAAagtaaataataacaacacGATGGGTTCAGTGACAGCTGCACTCCGGAGTTGTTGACAGTGCTTCGACAATTTTATCTAGCACCCCTGCCGTATTGTGCTGTCATTttcaggtggaaaatggttattttttctttacaaaaaTTGCTTTGAACTAAATCAACACTCACATTTACTGCGGTCCGCAAGTGTGGCCCATGCATTTATTCATATCAAGATTAACAGAGTTCACTGAAACAGCTTTTCGCCCGCGTATCATTGAACCAGGCTAACCCACATTGCCGGATCTTACGGCCCGCAGAGGTTACGGTATCACTAGAATGTTCCATCGCTAAGCTTTTTAGTTGCCACCCTTGTACTCACGGACGTGAGAAATCACCCAGATTGGGTAGGCAATCACGCCGCCGAAGATGGCCAAACCATGGGCGGCCTTTTcctgcaaacgaacgaaacatacATAATACACATGTTACGTAATGCAATCAAAGTATCTTTTGCTCGATAGTATGTAAGCACATGACGTACTCCCAAGAAGAGTACAGCAGATAGAGCGAGCTATGTCTGCTCTAATCTGAAACCAATATAAATCCGCACAACACGCTTAGATACTTACCACGAACGAAACGCGAACTTGGGGCAGGCTGCTCGATACCGAAAAGTACGTACGACGCTGTAGAGCCTGGGCGGCCGCGGTGGCCAATCGCGGAACGGTGGCGTTTGCGATCATTTTCGAAATGTTTTGCTCTATGTCTTCGATGAATCGATCTGGAAATATGATGTGGTCATTAACAAAATGAGAAGGAACAGCGAAAAATTAGATAATTGTTGCTTACCAAAGCGAATGTGATTCGGTTTTGGAATCTCTTCTTCTTGATTCTCTTTATAGTGCACAACGTTTTGACGTCTCAGTAAATCCAACGTTTGACAGAACTGATTTAATCGAATCAGTATGAGCTGCTCTACTGAGCATGGTTGTATCATTTGAATTGTAATGAATTAGAATAAGTCAAAAATGGGTTGCTAATTATCTCGTACCATAATACCAATGATTATTGATTTATGcgagaataaaagaaattaaattaaagaaacTGATCACCAATATATCTCCCATATTGGTTTATCTTATTTGGTTACAAGTGTTCATAATGTCGACAAGGTGTCGACATTGGTATTAAGTTGACTACAGAAGTTGCGCAAGAACGAGGATTATTGTTTTCAGATCGAATGATCGTATTTTAGATTGTTTAAGTTAATTCAAACATCAGAGCGTAATATCGGAATACAAAAAGATTACCATAACAATCATCTTAGTGAGTACTACACGGCAGGATCAATTCGAATGATTGGTTTATAACAGTTATTTAGATTTTGATCGATTTCAAAaagcgttttatttcttttcaaaagAAATTGTGTAATGTACGTAcataaatttttgtttttatatatattCTATGGTTTAATTTCTCTCTTCAACATCTGCCTATGTTTAAGAAAAAATCTGAATTCGATTTTACTTCTTGGTTCTTTAGGTTTTTACTATGTATATCGCGTTTTTCTTACACCTTAACAGCTCGACGTCCGAGCTTATACGCTCTATTGATTTCGTCTAAATGGTTTCTCTGTTCTATATGTTTTGCAATCGATTCAGCgtgattttaaatatattcTGTAATTTCTTGCTATTCAACAATCGAAGAACGAAAATGTAGAACAAATGCTATTTGCGCACGAAAAACTCTCTTGAAAGAGTAATTTTCATTGTCCGTTGAGGGTAAGAGCATTTCAgttgattttcttcatttttacgTTCCTACAGAAACACACGTCGCGGTATAAATGTCAGCATGTGGACACTTTGAGGAAAACGTAATGTGTTCGCGCTACTAATACAGCGTGTTTATCTCCATTGTGCTTCACTAGATTGTTCTGGGTGCATCGACGAAttttttttccgattttttcGATGCGTTTCAACAGGTTTTGTGGATGTGTATTTGTATCCAATGTTGCAGATTGATTTGAGCTGATCTTCGGAGATCCCCGATCTTGTATAAGTGTACTTGTGTGGCTCGTGGTGAAAACTGTGTGTATGTATGATGTACAAGGGAGAGTACGTTAGTGGATCGTATAGACCTAGGTAACAGACTGTCTTCGCATCTGACTGCTTCCTGAGTTTGCATTGATTTGATAAAGGAAAGATATCTGTATCtgttcaatttaaatttagataTTTTTACCGTAATCTCCCATTTCGTTATTCCGGCGGTTTACTTTAAGTGTATTATGGCAGTGATGGAAAAACAATGCGAACAATGCTGCTCCTGTCACCACTTAGTCGAAGGGATATCACAATCTTTATGCAACGTTCTCCTGACTCATCATGCACATCGTCGCTGATGTTAGACCGTATGATTACAGTTATATTGGCTAAGCACAAGCGCTCTCTTACTGAAACACAAGGTGTCTTAGGTGTTATACGTGTATCTCAATTTGATGCCTTTCAAAATATCTGCTCGATCGTATCTAGTTACTTAGAGTTCTCGCATGACAAGTACTGCTTTGCTTTAGATAATTAAATATGAATCAAAGTACCGATCAATGATCAAGGGAAAACTTAAGCAAAGTACGATGGACTATTATGTACGGTGTGGATCATACATAGCACTCGGTGTACATTTATTTTGGCTTTCTTATGTCGAGGAAAGCGATGTGGCTGTGGAATAATGCGATAAAGTTTGTATGGTTAAAGGTAAGACTAGAGTTTTCGATGCGCTTTCGCTTAAATTTTAAAGATAAGAGAGTTTAACAAATATGACTAGCTTTGGTTGAGTGGCAACTGTtattgatttgcttttctttttctagaCGCGTTTAGCTTAACCTTTTCTGGCTCGTGGACTTCATCCATGCTGCCTATATGGCAACCATCTTCAAAGCACCGGGAGTTGTTTGAGATAAAGGTACAAAATTGTGAATACCTGGCGACCTATTTCTATAGTTTGTctatttttatctcttttttaaCGTTTGATAAATTCTGCGTTTGCGGATAGTAGAACTAATGCTATTACGAATTAATTTTCctgaaagctttcaatccaTCTCACTAACCCTGTACATGGAGTTGGTTGTAATAGTTGTTTCACAGTTTTAATTATGAGACCTTAAGAAAAACCAATAACATAACTTTTATTTCATCTACTTAACAAAATCTAACAGATAAAAGCGCTtggaaaatattcattttacaGCGAATTGTGCATTTGTCCTAGCTATTATGTGAGGTCTATTTATGCTCACTTATATGCGATAAATACGGTGAAGTAATGGGGTAAAGGCATTTCAAGCCTACacatttcttcgttttctaACATAAACTCAACAATTCTTGAATCAAATAACCAACTAGATCAAATATATAATAAAATCAGTTCTACAAACCGGAGGCTAAAATATTAGAATGCAGCAACAAAACTAATTCGTAAATTGCATTATTATACTTTGATACTAGATTTTTTTCAGAGTCATGAATTAGATTTCAATTTGAACGGTTGTTGGTGGCATTGTTAAGCCTTTTGTCACCCTATTTCATAACGTGTCTCATGGAAGCGTAATTTGAGTGCTTTCTTatgaaaagatgaaaatggTT
This window harbors:
- the LOC128721598 gene encoding uncharacterized protein LOC128721598 produces the protein MIQPCSVEQLILIRLNQFCQTLDLLRRQNVVHYKENQEEEIPKPNHIRFDRFIEDIEQNISKMIANATVPRLATAAAQALQRRTYFSVSSSLPQVRVSFVEKAAHGLAIFGGVIAYPIWVISHVREYKGGN